A genome region from Triticum aestivum cultivar Chinese Spring chromosome 2B, IWGSC CS RefSeq v2.1, whole genome shotgun sequence includes the following:
- the LOC123046741 gene encoding probable kinase CHARK: MAACNARVHHILLALSGALYLASHSTAFSPWDDPGVISRLADHDTFLALNVTVGMFDLLDLDWCSMEELPPPGPGTRPAVIRRGSTFPRPVMLISTPEGSLREKHDYDNCTARFFSHFSSAFEEEIVIGLSESMSRRVPRPTPHRLPDQPSERKYGRRAMTTWKKQQPVAIRGEVASSWLKQAAVAGSALFGLICAVPALVLCCIRGKGLRQSTSVIELRRRLGPREFRYRELAAATHNFAEQKKIGRGGFGPVYCGYLSDQDRHVAIKTLSEEPTAVQGRKEFEAEVSVMSQLRHRNIVQLVGWYSRRGRLALVYELMPGGSLDTHLYSPDRRLLTWPERYNIALGLGSALRYLHTECDQCIVHGDIKPANVMLDASLDAKLGDFGLARLVDHGAEPRTTQVVAGTLGYIDPEFVSSGRPSAESDVYSFGVVLLEIACGRRPTLTRTDHQASTALLASVRGMHHRNQIVDAADRRLNGEFDRLQMERLLVTGLWCAHHDPMRRPSVAQAMDVLRSADAKLPVLAEMRGAGEVRSLEAQAYDDVPVENSAYLTTESASLMTDDSEHSQCIIC; the protein is encoded by the exons ATGGCTGCCTGCAATgcaagagtccaccatatcttgcTCGCGCTATCCGGTGCGCTCTACCTCGCGTCTCACTCCACCGCATTCTCCCCCTGGGATGACCCCGGTGTGATCTCTCGCCTGGCTGACCATGATACCTTCCTTGCACTTAATGTCACCGTGGGCATGTTTGATCTCCTCGACTTGGACTGGTGCTCTATGGAGGAGCTGCCTCCTCCCGGCCCCGGCACCAGGCCAGCAGTTATCCGCCGCGGTTCAACCTTTCCCAGGCCTGTGATGCTCATCAGCACTCCTGAGGGCTCCTTGAGAGAGAAACATGACTATGATAACTGTACCGCCAGGTTTTTCTCTCATTTCTCTTCCGCGTTCGAAGAAGAAATTGTAATTGGGCTGTCCGAGAGCATGAGCCGAAGAGTGCCCCGTCCAACCCCTCACAGACTCCCAGACCAACCTAGCGAGCGAAAATATGGCCGTAGAGCGATGACCACATGGAAGAAACAGCAGCCTGTTGCGATCCGGGGGGAGGTCGCGTCGTCGTGGTTGAAGCAAGCGGCTGTGGCAGGTTCGGCTTTGTTTGGGTTGATTTGCGCTGTGCCAGCTCTTGTGCTCTGCTGCATACGCGGAAAGGGGCTGAGGCAGAGCACATCGGTTATCGAGCTCCGGCGACGATTAGGACCTAGGGAGTTTCGCTACCGCGAGCTTGCCGCCGCGACACACAATTTCGCCGAACAGAAAAAGATCGGGAGAGGGGGGTTCGGTCCGGTATACTGCGGCTACTTGAGTGACCAAGACCGGCATGTGGCCATCAAGACGCTCTCGGAGGAGCCGACGGCGGTGCAGGGGCGCAAGGAGTTTGAAGCAGAGGTCAGTGTCATGAGCCAGCTTAGGCACCGCAACATCGTCCAGCTCGTCGGCTGGTACAGTCGCCGTGGACGACTAGCGCTTGTCTACGAGCTCATGCCCGGAGGCAGCCTCGACACCCATCTCTACAGTCCTGACAGACGCTTATTAACGTGGCCAGAGAG ATACAATATTGCTCTTGGCCTGGGCTCTGCCTTGCGGTACCTCCACACCGAATGCGACCAGTGCATCGTGCACGGCGACATCAAACCCGCAAACGTGATGCTTGACGCGTCGCTCGACGCCAAGCTCGGCGACTTCGGGCTAGCGAGGCTCGTCGACCATGGAGCAGAGCCACGGACAACGCAGGTCGTCGCGGGAACCCTCGGGTACATCGACCCGGAGTTCGTCAGCAGCGGCAGGCCGAGCGCAGAGtccgacgtgtacagcttcggcgtCGTGCTCCTCGAGATCGCCTGCGGCAGGCGGCCGACGTTGACGCGAACGGATCATCAAGCCTCGACGGCGCTGCTGGCCTCGGTCCGTGGCATGCACCACCGGAACCAGATCGTCGATGCAGCAGACCGGAGGCTGAATGGCGAGTTTGACAGACTGCAGATGGAGCGTCTGCTGGTGACAGGGCTGTGGTGCGCGCACCACGACCCGATGCGGCGGCCGTCCGTTGCGCAGGCCATGGATGTGCTACGATCTGCAGACGCCAAGTTGCCCGTGCTTGCAGAGATGCGTGGCGCTGGGGAGGTTCGGTCTTTGGAGGCACAGGCTTATGACGATGTGCCTGTCGAGAACTCTGCTTATTTAACAACTGAAAGTGCGTCCCTTATGACCGATGATTCCGAGCACTCCCAATGCATCATATGCTAA